In Deinococcus ruber, the genomic window GGCGCTGACCTTGGCACCAGAACTGGTAGTCGTGCTCGGCAGTGCCCACCATGCCCGCACGCCCAAAAACCCGCTCAGCGACAGCGAACGTGCCCGCCTGATCCGGGAGATGCTGCACGGGGCGGGCGTCGATCCGGCACGGCTCCGCACAGTCGAGGTGCCGGACTTTTTCTACAACCTGCCCCTGTGGGTCGAGTACGTGCGCCGGGCCGTCGGTACGCGGCGGGCAGTGCTGTGCGGTTTCGAGAAGGACGCCAGCAGTTTTTATCTGAAGCTCTTTCCAGAGTGGCAATTCGCGGCGACCTCGGAAGATGGCCGGGAACCCGGTGAGGTCGGGCTTCGTCTCCCCTACCCGTCTGCGGCGCAGTCGTTCCCAGGGCTGAGCGCCACGACGATCCGTGAGGCGATGTACCGGCGCGACTGGGGCAGCGTGGCCGCCGCCGTGCCCGCGACGGTCTGTGCCACCCTGCTGGACTTCTCGAAGACCCGGGAATTTGAAGATCTGCTGCTCGACCGGGAAGCGGTCATGAGGCTCGCTGCGGGCGGCCCCATCCGGGATGAGGCGGCGGTGGTGGTGGCAAACGGTTCGGTGCTGCTTCAGACGCGGATGGAGCGGCCCGGACTTGGGCTGTGGTGTCTGCCCGCGTCTGAAGCGCTCGCCACTGCACCAGAGTTGCACGGACAGCAGGCTGTCAGAGAACGCCTGCTCGACCACCCCGACCGTCTGCCTGGCGTGGACTGGACCACGCTGGCACGGCTATTTTTGCTTCCTCAACCGTTTTTTCCGGCAGCAGGCTCGGCGTGGGTTCCTCTGGACGCTCTCCACAGCCAGCCCCAGCGTTTCTTCGCCGACCATGCCCAGGCAATCTGGGCGCTGCTCGAACAGTGGTAAGCCGATCAGCAGCCATGAACACCCCGCAGGCGCGAACCCGCCTTCAGAACATGAAGGGATGATAGTCAGACCATCAGAGGTTGACAGTATTGACGGCGCGGAGATACGGTGTTAGCGTAAAAACGGTTACAATTCTGCTAAAGTTCTCGGCTGCACCGCTGGAGGCTCCATGACTCAGACCGCCGATCAGACGCTCCTTGATGTTGTTCTGGACTCCTGGAACCGCAACAACAGTATCCTGCTCAATCTGCTGCAGGCCATGTCAGAAGGAGGACTGGAGGCCAGGCCGATGGAGGGCAGCCCCTCGCTCGCGGCGCAGTTCACGCACATGCGCGATGTCCGGCTCTTTTTCGTATCGCAGACCGCTCCGGAATTCGCCGAAAACCTGCCCGTCCTCTTCCGCGAGGAGGACGACGACTGGCAGGCCGAGCGCGATCCGGGCCGCATCGCGCAGATGCTCCAGGACAGCGCCAACATCGTCACGAAGGCGGTGCAGAGCCGAACCGAGGCAGGTCTGCCCCTGAGCGGAGCGCACGTCGCCTACGACCATCCGCTGCTGCTGCTTCAGCACCTGCTGTGGCACGAGGGCTACCACGTCGGCCAGATGATGCTGGCCCTGAAAGCGTCGGGCCGCACGATGTCCGAGGAGCAGTCCATGCCGCTCATCTGGGATGTATGGCGGCGGGAATGGTAAACGGACTGTAGAGAGTGTCGCCCCTTCCTGCTGTCTTATGACCGATACAGCACTGCGCGGCGCGGCTTCAGGAGCGCAGACGCCACAGCGCGAAGACCCACAGGCTCACCCAGCCGAGCGCCAGCACGATACACGACCACGCAGGCCACTCGCTGCCTACGCCGTACAGGGCGGTCAGGCCGCAGAGCAGCCCCGCGATAAAGGGCGAAGCCAGCAGGCCAATGCAGAGCTGAAGAGTCAAGCTGATCAGATCATCCATGCCCAGACATTACTGAGACGGGCGTGATTGGCGCGTGATCCTCAGCCTGGGTCAGCGCCCACTTTTGATGAGATTGAGCGCCCACACAGGCAGTGGATCGAACAGCGTTCCCGTGTAGCGGTTGAGGTACTGAATGGCCTCGGTATGCGTCCAGGCCACGCGGTACGGGCGCGTACTCGTCAGGGCGTCGTAGACATCCGCGACCGACAGCACCCGCGCCAGCCGGGGAATCTGAAGTCCTGCCAGACCATACGGATAGCCGTCGCCGTTGTAGGCCTCATGGTGGTGAAGCGTCGCCTGAATCACCTCGGGTTCCAGCGCTGGCAGCGTGGCGAGCAGCCGCATCCCGAGTGCCGGATGTCGCTCGATCACGCGGCGCTCGTCGTTCGACAGTGGCCCCTGCTTGTTCAGGATGTCGGCAGAGATCAGCGCCTTGCCAACATCGTGCAGCAGTCCGGCACACATCACGATGCGGCGGGCGGCAGGCGTCGAAGTCATCGATAGCCGCTCACACAGCGTCAGTGTCAGAACCATGACCCGTATGAAATGACCGTCGTCCACGACCCGCAGCGATTCCAGCCAGCGGATCAGGAACTGAACGTCTGCTCGCTCTTCCAGCGACAGCAACGTCGTCGCCTCCACCTGCAAAAATGCGGCGGAGAGGGCAGACGTGTCGGGGTTCATCCTGATCTATTCCAGTCCGAGGTGGAGGGAATACCGCTCCTGCATCTTCGCCACGAGGCTCAGCTCATCCATGTTGTCGCTCAGCGGATCGGGCCTCACCGGTAAAGGCGCAGTGTGAACAGTCAGGATCTCCACACGCTGAACGCCGGTATCCCGCACGAACCGCTGCTCCTGAGCCAGAGCTGGCTGGCTCATTTTGCGGTTCCGCTGCCAGTGACGCTCGACAACGTCGCCGTAGAACTGGTCGAGGTCGGCGGGGCACTCTGCACCGTTTTGGCGATGCTCTCGACGCCCACATCACCGTGCCCCCCGGCCAGCGCAACTGCTCCGGTCATCAGAACGAAAAGGGCGACAAGTGTTCTCGCTGACGTTACAGTAGTGACAGGGGTCATGCAACTCATTTTAGGGGGGCATCTGTGCAACATCTGGACAAGAGCGAATCTGCGTGCCAGAGGGCGTTTATTCGGGGCGATTACCTGAAAGTCACCGCTGATCTCGCGGCCCTGTCCACATCGTCAGGCATGCAGGTGTCAGACCGGACCATGTACGGTATCTCGCTGCTCCGGCTCGGTCATTTTCAGAAAGCGGAAGTGGAACTGGCCGCTGCAGCAGAGCAGGGCAGTTCTGAGGCAGCGGTGGAATACGCCAACCTGCTGCGTGCGACTGGAAATCAGCAGCGGGCGGCGCAGCAGTTGACGCTGCTGCTTCCGTCGCTGAGCGGCGAGCTGAAGTACCGTGCGCTGCGCTGGCTGGGCGTGTGCGAGAACATGCTCGGACTCAGCGGTGGACTGGAACATCTGGAAGAGGCCCGCATGGGGTATGTCGGCATCGGTGATGCAGAAATGGCCGCCCGCCTGACTCAGACGATCTCGGTGATGTACGCCCTGCGTGGTCGTCACCGAGAAGCCCTGACCCTGCTGGACGGCGCACTGCCGGTGCTGGAGCGCCAGTTGAATCAGCGTCCGTTTCTGACGGCGCTGCTGACGCAGGCTGACCTGCAACTCGACGCCCACCTGTACGCAGAGGCGCAGGCGACACTGGCCCGCTCGCTGTCTCTTTCTCTGGAGCTGGGCGCAGAGTACCAGTGGCGTCGCGCCATGCTGGTGAGCGTGCTGGCAGCGCTGCTGCGCGGAGACATCGGTCAGTTCCTGGCACTGATTCCCCCCACGCTCGCCGCCGCACAGGCCACCAACGACAGCGAGGTACTCGAACACCTCTCGGTGTGGCTGGCCGATCATCACAGCCGACTGGGTGATCAGGCCAAGGCGGTGAGCATCATGGCCGAGCTGTATGCGCGGGTGCCCGAACCGGGCGTGCACGTCCAGATCGCAGAGGGCGTGCTGGCTCGTAGGCGTGGCGACTATCACGGCTCGTACCGACTGCTGATGCAGCTCCACGAACGCGCCATCAAGCTCAATTCGCCGCATCAGGCGATCCGGGCGTCGCTTCAGGCGCTGTATGCCCTGTATCAGATGAAGGACTTCGAGCGGGTCAATCAGGAGCTGCCCACCGCGCTGGCGAGTATCGTCCGGCTGGGAATCAAGGGCGGCCCGGTTGCGCTGCGGCCCGACATGGCCGAGCTGAGCGAACTGTTTCTGTACGCCCAGGGACATGCGCCCAGTGCGCCGCTGCTCGCCAGCATCCTGGGAGAATCGTCCGAGCTGGTTCTGGCGCAGGCGGGTCTGTTCGTGACCGGCACACTGATCGAACTGATGACGCTCCGGCAGGTCATGGTCGTGAAGGACGGCGTGCCTCAGCACCTTCCCGGCATTCAGGCGCGGGTGATCGTGAGCATTCTGCTGTATGTCGCCCTGCACCCGGACTGCTCGCTGGACGAACTCCAGACCGCCCTGTTTCCCGAACGCACCCCTGAAGCAGCGTCCAAAACGGTACGGCGGGGGCTGGCGCACATCGAAACGTCGCTGGGCAAGCTGATCGAAAAGGGCGGCCACTATCATGACCCCACCTTCCGCATCGCCGCGAAAGTCAGTCTGCGTTCCGATCATCAGCTCGTGTTGCAGCGGGCCGCAGAAGGCAACGTGATCGGCATGCTGGCAGCCTTCAAAGGCGAATTTCTGCCCGGTCTGGATGAAAGCGAATGGGTGCAGGAAATACGCAGCAGTCTTCAGGCCAGCATTCAGGCGGCGCTGGAACCGGCGCTGATCGAGGCGGAACTGCGGGGAGCGCACGCGCAGGTGGTGCGGCTGTGCACCCAGGCGCTGCGGGTTCTGCCGAACGACCTCGACCTGATGGAACGCCGCATCGCCGCCGCGCAGCAGGCAGCCATGTCCATCGAACTTGCCCGCTTTCAGAGCGAACTGAAACACTCCCTGAACTGAATTACCATAACGTTCTGGTAAACCTGTCCAACCTTGGACGTGCCGAACACGGGCGCGGCTCCGTCGGTGTGGGCCGCTGCTGACGCCAGAGGCCACAACGCCTGCCGAAGACGATCTGTGTACTGAAACATGCAGCTCTCCCTTGCCTGCCGCACGATAGCTCAGCCGCTCGGCACCTGGTCTTATGTACAATTTATCTGCGAATAAATTTGACTTATCTCAGAAAATGTACAAAATGGAGCATGGCCCGAAAAAAGTTGTCGTCTCCTGCGACAGATGAAGCGGGAACGCTGTCGCTGTCAGACGCTCGCGCTCAGCTTGGTGAACGGGTCACGCACCTGAAACCGGGAGAACGCCTGGATCTGACCCGCCACGGAAAAACGGTGGCAACCGTGATCTCGCCTGAAGAACTCCAGTTGCTGAATCTTGCAAAGGACGCCGCCATGAAATCGACGAAGGTACTGATGTGCTTCAACCATGCGGGCGGAGCGTCCAAGTCGAGCACCACCCGCGATCTGGGGTACGAGTTGACCCAGCTGGGACAGAAGGTGCTCTTGATCGACCTCGACCCACAGGCCAATCTGACAAGCTGGCTGGGTCTTCAGAACGTGCAGCTTTCACAGACGGTGAACGACGCCCTGCTGAATCTGACGCCGCTGCCAGAGCCGCTGGAAGCGCACGGCATGTCGATCATTCCCAGCCATATCGACCTGTCGGAAACCGGAGAGTTGCTGGGCGTGAAGGGCAACGGAGACGGGCGGCTGGAAATCGCTCTGCAAAAAGTCAGGAGTGCTGGCATCTACGATTACATCCTGATCGATCCGCCCCCGGCCCTGGGAAAACTCACCACTTCGGGCGCGAGAGCCGCCGATTACCTGATCGTGCCGCTGCCAGCCAAGTACAAGGGCGTCGAGGCACTGGGCGGGGTGCAGCGGATGGTCAGTGAATACAGCGTCCTGAATCCGAAACTTCGGGTGGCTTTCTATGTGGTCACGCAGATGGAGAAGACCCGCCACGCCTCAGACGTGCTGTCGCTGTACCGGCAGACGCTCGGTGACAAGGTCATCGGGCCGATCAGCTGGCGACCCAAGGTCTATAACGAGTGTCAGCCGATGGGCCTGCCGATAGGTGTGATGTTCCCCGATGACAGTGCCAGAGCGGAAATACAGGAGATTGCCCACAAGCTGATGGAAGTGGTGGCCGCCGGAGTGTACGCCTGATGGCCAAAAACGCTGCCTCGGAAGCCCTGATGAGGCGCGCCGGAGCCACACTCCAGCAGGTGCAGGCAGACGCCCACGATCTTTCTCAGACGCGCCACCCGGTTCAGTATCTGCACGTCGATACTCTGACACCGTGGCGCGAACAGCCGAGACGCGAATTCGATGAGGCGTCTCTGGCGGCCTTCACCCAGGAGATTCTCGACCACGGCGTCAATCACGCACTGCTGATCCGGGCGGTGGGCGATCAGCGGATTATCATCGCTGGAGAGCGCCGCTGGCAGGTCAGCAAGCTGGCCGGACAGAAGAACCCCAACCGCCTGTTCGTACCGTGCGTTGTGCGCGAGATGACCGATACCGAAGCGCACACGGTCGCCATCATGGAAAACGTGCAGCGCGAAGACCTGAATCCGTACGAGTTCGCTGCCGCTGTGGCGAAGCTCTGCGGGCTGGCCCTGAAAATCACA contains:
- a CDS encoding HD-GYP domain-containing protein, yielding MNPDTSALSAAFLQVEATTLLSLEERADVQFLIRWLESLRVVDDGHFIRVMVLTLTLCERLSMTSTPAARRIVMCAGLLHDVGKALISADILNKQGPLSNDERRVIERHPALGMRLLATLPALEPEVIQATLHHHEAYNGDGYPYGLAGLQIPRLARVLSVADVYDALTSTRPYRVAWTHTEAIQYLNRYTGTLFDPLPVWALNLIKSGR
- a CDS encoding adenylyltransferase/cytidyltransferase family protein; the encoded protein is MCAASPQTAVLIGRFQPPHLAHLALMQQALTLAPELVVVLGSAHHARTPKNPLSDSERARLIREMLHGAGVDPARLRTVEVPDFFYNLPLWVEYVRRAVGTRRAVLCGFEKDASSFYLKLFPEWQFAATSEDGREPGEVGLRLPYPSAAQSFPGLSATTIREAMYRRDWGSVAAAVPATVCATLLDFSKTREFEDLLLDREAVMRLAAGGPIRDEAAVVVANGSVLLQTRMERPGLGLWCLPASEALATAPELHGQQAVRERLLDHPDRLPGVDWTTLARLFLLPQPFFPAAGSAWVPLDALHSQPQRFFADHAQAIWALLEQW
- a CDS encoding AAA family ATPase; translated protein: MARKKLSSPATDEAGTLSLSDARAQLGERVTHLKPGERLDLTRHGKTVATVISPEELQLLNLAKDAAMKSTKVLMCFNHAGGASKSSTTRDLGYELTQLGQKVLLIDLDPQANLTSWLGLQNVQLSQTVNDALLNLTPLPEPLEAHGMSIIPSHIDLSETGELLGVKGNGDGRLEIALQKVRSAGIYDYILIDPPPALGKLTTSGARAADYLIVPLPAKYKGVEALGGVQRMVSEYSVLNPKLRVAFYVVTQMEKTRHASDVLSLYRQTLGDKVIGPISWRPKVYNECQPMGLPIGVMFPDDSARAEIQEIAHKLMEVVAAGVYA
- a CDS encoding DinB family protein is translated as MTQTADQTLLDVVLDSWNRNNSILLNLLQAMSEGGLEARPMEGSPSLAAQFTHMRDVRLFFVSQTAPEFAENLPVLFREEDDDWQAERDPGRIAQMLQDSANIVTKAVQSRTEAGLPLSGAHVAYDHPLLLLQHLLWHEGYHVGQMMLALKASGRTMSEEQSMPLIWDVWRREW